Proteins encoded together in one Papaver somniferum cultivar HN1 unplaced genomic scaffold, ASM357369v1 unplaced-scaffold_21, whole genome shotgun sequence window:
- the LOC113339580 gene encoding uncharacterized protein LOC113339580 has protein sequence MDTPRWNLNNKGMFSVKSLYNHINNDANVEIKWSRIWNMKTTPAVKIFIWKVAHSILPNSMRVAAILPDIDTTCKLCNESRETLSHMFLHCNYATQVWMHFNFSMEFIRNGTKTFHEWLTNCFDNPKRGEYDIDWPVLCRIIIWTIWKVRCDVVFKKKFQNSIATSNKIITFISYNTVTKTGHNIMEELYYNSRNDDVLQINKNPILENGKNLALHINIAPTIADSSMRAGIDLTLIDHTCTIREARGFYIESRSIEELERAGADAAFQWETCWSGHIISFKSDSEPTLVLLVGMYAEARIQRYLISEDYGNTRKFETIFLVQDFNLVRSTDVF, from the coding sequence ATGGATACGCCAAGATGGAATCTAAATAATAAAGGGATGTTCTCTGTTAAATCTCTGTACAACCATATAAACAATGATGCAAATGTGGAAATTAAATGGAGTAGGATATGGAATATGAAGACAACACCGGCAGTTAAAATATTCATCTGGAAAGTGGCTCATTCCATTTTACCCAATAGCATGAGAGTGGCAGCCATATTACCTGATATAGATACTACATGCAAACTTTGCAATGAAAGCCGTGAAACTTTATCCCATATGTTCCTTCACTGTAATTACGCCACTCAGGTATGGATGCACTTCAATTTCAGTATGGAATTCATTAGGAATGGTACCAAAACTTTTCATGAATGGTTAACTAACTGCTTTGATAACCCGAAAAGGGGAGAATATGATATAGACTGGCCTGTTCTTTGTAGAATCATAATTTGGACTATTTGGAAAGTAAGATGTGATGTTGTTTTTAAAAAGAAGTTCCAGAACAGTATTGCAACTTCTAATAAGATTATTACTTTTATTAGCTATAACACAGTGACAAAAACTGGTCATAATATAATGGAAGAGTTGTACTACAACTCCAGAAATGATGATGTCctccaaataaataaaaacccGATTTTGGAGAACGGAAAAAATCTGGCTTTACATATTAACATTGCCCCGACTATAGCAGATTCTTCAATGAGAGCAGGGATTGACTTAACTTTGATTGATCATACATGCACAATCAGAGAAGCAAGAGGCTTCTACATTGAAAGTAGATCAATAGAAGAACTTGAAAGAGCTGGAGCAGACGCTGCTTTCCAATGGGAAACATGTTGGAGTGGTCACATAATCTCTTTTAAAAGCGACTCAGAACCAACTCTAGTGTTGTTGGTGGGAATGTATGCAGAAGCTAGAATACAGCGTTACCTCATTAGTGAAGATTATGGAAACACAAGAAAATTTGAAACAATCTTTTTAGTCCAGGATTTTAATTTGGTGAGGAGTACTGATGTTTTTTGA